The following is a genomic window from Mus pahari chromosome 1, PAHARI_EIJ_v1.1, whole genome shotgun sequence.
GCAAGTTGCTCTAAGATCAGTAATCCAATTCTGTGAAAGACAGGGCCTTTCACAGAACTAGACGCTCCATGCTTGGCCAGGCTAGTGGCCTAGCACACTGTCAGGCTCTACCTGTTTACATTTCCTAAGACCAGGGTTATAAGCATGCCCAGCCATGCCAGGGCTAACTAATGCCAGGGCCGTTGCCACTGCCTGTGGGGTCATATTTGTAATCTTTCTAaccatcacatgtcctctcaccTGTCTGCCACAACAAAATATCATATGACATAATAGAGTTTTCAAAGAAACCACAAATTTCCATGTCAACCTTCCCTGGCTTCCCTATATACACCCTGGGTGTGTGAACCTGCACAGTCatgtacatacaacacacacacacacacacacacacacacacacacacacacacacacaccacagatacagCAAAATCAATAGTGAGGGaggcttggaaggcagaggcaagcaggtctctttgagtttgagcCAGTCTGGTCACataagtgagttccaagatagccagagcttCATAGAGAGACCCCGtatcaaaatgaacaaaaagctacaacaacaagaacaaaacaaaagaaggccACGCCAGAATTTTCAAGAGTAATCAAGAGATGGTCTAAAATACAAGCAAATGCTGCACACCGTAAATAATGGGCTTGAGCACCTACACATACCAAGACTGGAAAGGATACACAAGCTAAGCAcctgttccatgtgggagagaacagggcaggaaggagcaggggtgggggcttCTCTCAGTGTTCAGGCTTCAGAAGCACACGAGATTTACaagttttacattttagaaagcaaaatgaaCTACACCAGCGCCAATGTCCTGGCTACTTTGGAGTCGTCAGCTGCTAGAGATTTCCTAGCCGAGGTGAACCCGGAGAGTTTGATGAGTTGGTAGGATGCACAGAACTGCCTCCGCTGGGTTCCCTTGTGAGCCAGGGCCACATAGCTGCAGGAAGCCTGCAGTCTCACTGGGTCTTCCTCGCTCGCCTTCACAGCCATAGCTTTGCTTGGAGGTCAGGTCACTGTGCTGAATCTGAGCTCCCCATTGCTCTTTTGGTCTCAGGGCCCAGCTGACACCAAATTCAAAAGTTGGCCTTcacatttcctcttttttctctttctcagctCCATCTGGCTGCCTCTCATAACCCAATTTCCTGCTTTAAGCCTTGAATAGTGGCAACAACagtggctgctgctgcctccctcttgttctcctcctccacctcttcttttcctccttctcttcctcctcctcttcctctgcctccttctcttcctccNccctcctccttctcctttctcctcctttttcctcatttctcctcttccttctgctctttctccccttctcttcttcctccgtttcctcccccttctcctgttccttctctttctcttcctcctcctcctcctcttcttcctcttttctcctctctcttttttccttttgtgttgagGACAAACGAAGGGCCTTGTCATGTCACATCAGACAGTCACCCACCACTCCAATACAACCCCAGTCCACAAGCCACAAGCTTCTTCTCATGCCTTtcacttcttcttttctctcctcaaaCCTTcagattcattcattctctctctctctctctctctctctctctctctctctctctctctctctcataaggtttctctgtgtagccttggctgtcctggaactctctctgtagaccaggctggcctcaaactcagatctgtctgcctgtggctccccagtgctgggattaaagtcctgcaccaccactgcctgactcacCCCCAGACTCTAAGATggccattctttctttctcttcagaacaGGGTCTCACAGAGACTAGGTATCacagagctcactgtgtagctggaGGTGGCATTGAGtttgtgatccttctgcttctactctagcgtgctgggattataggtgcgtGTCACCATGCGTGGTTTATGCGGCATTGGGTATTAAACCCAGGGTCTCCAGCACCCTAGGCAAGCAGTGTAATAACTAAACTACCTCAGCCCAtggctgtgtttgtttttatatttatgtagctttatgtgtatgaatgttttgtctctgtgtatgtatgtgcaccgtgtgtgcctggtgcctgcagaggtcagaagagacatCGGCTTCCTGGGAACCAGAGTTATGAATggctgtgatccaccatgtgggtgctggggtgaAGCTGttgtcctctgcaggagcagcaaatgctcttaggttctgagccattgctccagctcccCCAGGTTTGCTTTTAAAGAATCAGAAGTTAGTGGTCCAGCCAAAGCAGTGTAGCAGACTTCTCCCGGTACCCGTTGAGCAGGCTGTGTTCATCAGAGCCGCATCCAACAGAGCTCAGTAGCTCTGGAGCCCTGGTTCTTTAGGAGGGTGTAGGTGTGGAGCACAGCTGTGTCAGAACTGCCACTGTGCCAGTGAGATGGATTTTCTGTCTAGGACCTGCCAGGCTAAATCACCATCCCTTTTTGtacttgcttgttttgagacagggtcttactatattaGCCAtccttactgtgtagaccagacaggccttgaactcatgaccctcagCTTTCCTAGCATCTGGTATCACAAGCCTGCACTACTGGGCCCACCTCCGAGGTGGGAGCTTTGAtcattactgttttatttttgttttctagctGCTGGGGCAGGCAGCTCGAAACATGGTACTACAGGAAGATGCCATCTTACACTCGGAAGATGTAAGAAGCATttgtgtcatggtgtgtgtgcatatatgtatgtgtgtgtactttgtaTGACCATAGGAAAGTGGActattctgtttctctctctgtgttgtgcAGAGTTTAAGGAAGATGGCAATAATAACAACACACCTTCAGTACCAGTGAGTATGCCCTACCAGCAGTCACAGACTATGGCATCCTCACCCTCATCCTTATCCTGGTCATTTCTTTTGTGCTTCAGCACACCTTCctatgggggtgggagggggatggagatgggagggggaatggaggtgggaggggggtgGAGGTGACAGGGTTGACTAAGGATGCAGTCTCCAGGGAAAGACACCTTCAGGGGAAGTTGGGCTGCAAGAGAGTGGGAGCTGGGGCCACTTTGACCTCCCTGTGTTAACTCAGGGCTCTACAAGGGAAGAAAGCATAGGAGCAGAGCCTGCCAGGACCGTGTGGCCACTGTGTAGCACCTGGGAAACACTTGACCCGTGTCTGTCCACTCTGTGCCAGTGTTGTTCCTGCCCTGGAAAACAGAGAGGGATGGTAGCTGGCATCCTGCATCTAACACAGCATCAGCAACACAGGAATCATTCAGATCTTGAAATACACAGTGCCTTCACTGTAGTTTTGAAGAAAACTATAGTTGAATTTGCCTTTGATTGTATTTTTTCTTGTCCTACATTTTATGTAGTTGATAAGATCCTTGCCTATCTGTTGGGATTGTATGGCTGAGAATTCATGTCCTGATAGCTAACGCTGAGGCTGTGTTTTAGGTGTGTACATATTAACTACGTGGCTCTTCGGCCCCCACACTAAGTGTAACCCTGGTGTGTTCACTCTGCCTGTGCTGATGGTAACTTctccctgtttctttccttctttcccttcctgatTTAGGCAAGAAGCTATTCAGAAGAAGTAAGTGGACCTCAGAGATGGTGGGTAGGGCCGACTGAAGCATGCTGGGAGTGACTGCTGTGCCCAGGATCAGTGAAAAAGTGGTTGACATACCTTTAAATGACATGCTCAGGATGGCCTGTTTAGAATGTAAAAGAACACTGTGTATTTTAAGTTCGAGCCAGAACTGGGGTCACTGCCTTCTTGTTCTAGAAGATACAGGGTACAGAGGCCGCTCTTGCTTATAATGGTAATATTCATAAATAGAGCACACAGACTAACGCCACTAAATGGTCTCACTTTCTTAACTGTGTGAAATTTTTCtaagcctttttctttttaatgtaaggtctctctctcactgtgtagcccagtctgacctgaaactcacacccctgtctccatttcctgagTGGAGGGGTTACAGGTGCCCCATGCTCATCCCTCTGCACAGACTTTCCCCATGGTTTGCTTTCCCCCAACCTCGAGACGGAATCTTACTGTGGTTCCATGGTGCCCTCCAACACTTGGGTTCAAACGATCCTCCCTTCGCCTCAGCTCCTGAATAACATATTAACTGTCAGGCCCCAGTGCCAGACTCTGAGTTGAAGCACTTGGACAGAGGTAAATTCAATGACTTAGGTGTAACCAGACTGATGCATTAAAGGATAGGTGTTACGGAGAGATGTCTTTTCCTGTCTCAGACAGTCCTGTTGTGTTTTGATTTCTAGTGTTGAGCAGTCGCCTGACCTGCAGGACCAGTTGAGTCACTTACTGAAGTAGCATGTCAGAACGGTAGTTGACTTCTTTGATTGATGCTGGGGAGGGCCTGTCCTACACAACCATCAGGCCGTGGCCTTGGTCTCCATTTTCATCTCCAGAAAATCATCTAGAAAAGACTTATGAAAAGAAGAAGCCAAGTGACTGAACATGGAAGCAGTTCTTAAATTAGATTAACTCATCTTCAAATTGTTTTATATTGAAATTAATAGGTTGAATCATTAGCACTAAAACAGGAAAGGTACCTCAGCTTGTTAAAAGCTGCATTGTTtgtgatcctctctctctctctctctctctctctctctctctctctctctttctctctctctctctctctNNNNNNNNNNNNNNNNNNNNNNNNNNNNNNNNNNNNNNNNNNNNNNNNNNNNNNNNNNNNNNNNNNNNNNNNNNNNNNNNNNNNNNNNNNNNNNNNNNNNNNNNNNNNNNNNNNNNNNNNNNNNNNNNNNNNNNNNNNNNNNNNNctctctctctctctctctctctctctctctctctctctctctctctcatgtccccATGAAGCtcgctggctttgaactcataatcccCCTGATGTAGCCTCTCAACTATTGGGATCACaaatcaccacacctggccactGAGTAACACATAGTCTCagatacttgggaggctgaggcaggaggatcacgtgTGCCCAGAAAGTTGAGACCATCCAGGGCAACACAGAAAGAACCTATCtccaagaagaagaggaaggtatGGAGGGAGGGGCTTCTATTGTGATCTTGTGAGAATGCTTTCCATTCATTCAAGAGTCTTCACTTAATGGACACAGAACATGGATAATGGCTGTTGCTCCTTTTTTCACTACGAATTCTTATATGTAAATCAGGCCCGTGGGATCCTCTCTGGCCAGCTGCAGCTCTGCCTTGACCTttgtttctggcttctttctttctgtgactctTGATTAAGTGACCTTGGTTCATTTTGCAATCATTTATAGCCATTCCATTCCCTTCGCATTTGGCAGTAAAGTCACACAAGTGGACCTGCTGATAATTAAGTAACGTTACAAAAAGAACGACATAGACCcaatctcaaacaaaacaaaaaggctaaAAAAGATATAAAACCACTAGGTAGTTATTACATATTAGTTTGTTAAAGTGTCACATCAACCATTAAAGTACAAATTAAGAACTGCATCACTGACTATGACATGTATAGAATGAGTTCGATCTGAAAAGTTCGATGCCTAAAGTGTGATCAATGTAAAACTGTCTGTCTCCTTATAAAGATATGGCATTACACAGTTAGCATTTGAAAGAATGTGCCCAGGTAAACTGTGAAGAATAATCCACAAAGGGACAAAGAAGCAGCAGTTCAAATGGCGTTTGCTTGTGGTCCCATTCCTGTGACTTCCACAGACTGTCAAAGAACAGACCCTTTCCATACACTCCCAGCATACAAAATATGGCCAttaaaagctggagagatggggctggagagatggctcagtggttaagagcgccgactgctcttctgaaggtcttgagttcaaatcccagcaaccacatgatggctcacaaccatctgtaatgagatctgatgccctcttctggggtgatgccctcttctggggtgtctaaagacagctccagtgtacttacttataataaataaataaatctttaaaaaaaaaaaaaagctggagagatggctcagcagttaaaacacttgctgcttttggaGAGGACtgaggtttagttcccagcacctgcttcAGACAGCTCACTGGTGACTATAACTATAGCTCaagggatccagtgtcctcttctgggctccttggACACCTGCATTCTCATACATACGCCTGAACGCAGACACATgctgatatctatctatctatctatctatctatctatctatctatctatctatctatctatctatctaaaaacaaaactaatgttttagttatatagttatatatttaacatatatatatactatatactaaaacattagttttgttttggttttgtttttcaagacagggtttctctgtgtagccctggctgtcctggaactcactctgtagaccaggctggccttgaactcagaaatccacctgcctctgcctcccaagtgctgggattaaaggcaagcaccaccactgctcagcctaaaacatgtattttttaa
Proteins encoded in this region:
- the Borcs7 gene encoding BLOC-1-related complex subunit 7, which produces MATGTPDSQARFGQSVKGLLTEKVNTCGTDVIALTKQVLKGSRSSELLGQAARNMVLQEDAILHSEDSLRKMAIITTHLQYQQEAIQKNVEQSPDLQDQLSHLLK